A window of Panicum virgatum strain AP13 chromosome 8K, P.virgatum_v5, whole genome shotgun sequence contains these coding sequences:
- the LOC120646421 gene encoding uncharacterized protein LOC120646421 — MYIHTCARVRATCKVTGEKSLEHKTTMAAELRSPTATCNTVTVVITIVTITVLLLVSTSHARGTLAVAPPPPEEDDPPPCRGYFADLEECAKWCNEQGFYGGGFMHLLCCCGSRIATNSSS, encoded by the exons atgtatatacatacatgcgcgcgcgtgcgcgcgacCTGCAAGGTGACAGGTGAGAAATCATTGGAACACAAAACGACCATGGCGGCCGAGCTCCGTTCCCCCACCGCCACCTGCAACACCGTCACCGTCGTCATCACCATTGTCACCATCACGGTGCTGCTCCTCGTCTCCACCA GCCACGCGCGGGGAACGCTGGCGGtggcacctccgccgccggaggaggatgACCCGCCGCCGTGCAGGGGATATTTCGCGGATCTGGAGGAGTGTGCCAAGTGGTGCAACGAGCAAGGCTTCTACGGAGGAGGCTTCATGCACCTGCTCTGCTGCTGCGGCTCAAGAATAGCCACAAACTCCTCCTCCTAG